In one Coriobacteriia bacterium genomic region, the following are encoded:
- a CDS encoding ABC transporter ATP-binding protein has translation MQDIVSVVDLVKRYGSMIALDHFTMKIKRGEIFGLLGPNGSGKTTAINCILQLLTYDRGEICLFGQPMTQSSYDLKRKIGIVPQNVAVFEELSVRENIDYFCGLYVSDSATRKKLVREAIEFVGLEDYEKSHPKKLSGGLLRRLNIACGIAHKPELVFFDEPTVAVDPQSRASILDGIKQMNANGSTIVYTSHYMEEVEKICTRIMIMDKGRTLACGTNEELKQIVAAGEKIVIEAEVPEGALVRIQSLPHVLGAQYDASQLSITCENGEHNVADVLDELAKAHVRAGRIWAEPPTLNDVFLEITGRELRD, from the coding sequence ATGCAAGACATCGTTTCAGTAGTCGATCTGGTCAAGCGCTATGGCAGCATGATCGCTCTCGACCACTTCACCATGAAAATCAAGCGCGGCGAGATATTCGGGCTGCTCGGTCCAAACGGCAGCGGCAAGACCACCGCCATCAACTGCATACTCCAGTTGCTTACCTACGACCGCGGGGAGATCTGTCTGTTCGGACAACCCATGACGCAGTCGAGCTACGACCTGAAGCGAAAAATCGGCATCGTCCCGCAAAACGTCGCCGTATTCGAGGAACTCAGCGTGCGCGAGAACATCGACTACTTCTGTGGGCTATACGTGAGTGACAGCGCAACGCGCAAGAAGCTCGTGCGCGAGGCCATCGAATTCGTCGGTCTCGAGGACTACGAGAAATCCCATCCCAAGAAGCTCTCCGGCGGTCTGCTCAGGCGCCTAAACATCGCCTGCGGCATCGCCCACAAGCCCGAGCTCGTCTTCTTCGACGAGCCCACGGTCGCGGTCGACCCGCAGAGCCGTGCGTCGATTCTCGATGGCATCAAGCAGATGAACGCAAATGGCTCGACCATCGTCTACACGAGTCACTACATGGAGGAAGTCGAGAAAATCTGCACGCGCATCATGATCATGGACAAGGGTCGTACGCTCGCGTGCGGCACCAACGAGGAGCTCAAGCAAATCGTCGCCGCGGGCGAGAAGATCGTCATCGAGGCCGAGGTGCCCGAAGGCGCGCTGGTGCGCATCCAGTCCCTCCCCCACGTGCTGGGCGCTCAATACGATGCCAGCCAGCTCTCCATCACCTGCGAGAATGGCGAGCATAATGTCGCAGACGTGCTCGACGAGCTCGCGAAGGCCCATGTGCGCGCCGGGCGCATCTGGGCCGAGCCGCCGACGCTCAACGACGTGTTCCTGGAAATCACCGGCCGCGAGCTTCGCGACTAG
- a CDS encoding ABC transporter: protein MSEVTAIPSASVTGSSSASSPILCVRNVEKVYGGRQNLMYALAGVSFDVARGEFVAIMGPSGSGKTTMLNCISTIDRPSSGRILINGSDITTMSKGKLSAFRRDELGFIFQDSNLLDTLTGMENIALALTIKGTRPATITARVQDIARTLNVTESLKQYPNQMSGGQKQRVAAARAIVADPSLILADEPTGALDSRNATIMLETLEMLNKSLNATILMVTHDAYAASFSDRVLFLSDGKLFNEIRQGSLSREEYFARIMEVVTFLGGEAYHAA, encoded by the coding sequence ATGTCTGAAGTAACCGCAATTCCGTCTGCCAGCGTGACGGGTTCCTCGTCGGCCTCCTCCCCCATCCTCTGCGTGCGTAACGTCGAGAAGGTCTACGGCGGCAGGCAAAACCTCATGTACGCGCTGGCCGGCGTGAGCTTTGACGTCGCGCGCGGCGAGTTCGTCGCCATCATGGGCCCGTCGGGCTCAGGCAAGACCACGATGCTCAACTGCATCTCCACTATCGACCGCCCTTCCTCCGGGCGCATCCTCATCAACGGAAGCGACATCACCACGATGTCGAAGGGCAAGCTCTCCGCGTTCCGTCGCGACGAGCTCGGCTTCATCTTCCAGGATTCCAACTTACTCGACACGCTGACCGGCATGGAGAACATCGCGCTTGCCCTCACCATCAAAGGCACGCGTCCCGCGACCATCACCGCGCGCGTCCAGGACATCGCGCGCACGCTCAACGTCACCGAGTCGCTCAAGCAGTACCCCAACCAGATGTCCGGTGGGCAAAAGCAGCGCGTCGCCGCGGCACGTGCCATCGTCGCCGACCCCTCCCTCATCCTGGCCGACGAACCCACCGGCGCCCTTGACTCGCGCAACGCGACCATCATGCTCGAGACGCTCGAGATGCTCAACAAGTCCCTCAACGCGACCATACTCATGGTCACGCACGACGCGTACGCGGCATCGTTCTCCGACCGCGTGCTCTTCCTGTCCGACGGCAAGCTCTTCAACGAGATCCGCCAGGGCTCGCTTTCGCGCGAGGAGTACTTCGCCCGCATCATGGAGGTCGTGACCTTCCTCGGCGGGGAGGCATACCATGCTGCTTAA
- a CDS encoding MFS transporter, with translation MNNRRTYAMFAIVTLTAALGALTQTSMNSMLSGVQESFGTPESVSQWLTTIYMLVIGVTVPLVTHLARRYSVRTLIFVALAFMLVGAVIAAFSPNFGILLFARVLQAVSAGIMLPVMQTIAMTRFPPGQNATAMGIAGIALGFAPNIGPLFGGLLVDSWGWRSFFWILSGIIVVLALATLAFVRKREHQMHDAHLDYLSALLSTVGFGCVLLSFSTAAYRPITDPAIWTGLVVGIVCVSWFVLRQRRIKHPLIHMSIFKSHTYVVSFIAQNLLNASFMGITLILPLFIVNVAQMTPVDAGLVFLPTTILAAVFNPLAGILSDKIGPRPVIVVSAFLLVAGSGAMAFITADTPFWLITALQVVRGIGVSSIIGPLNSWGMHKLPVENMIDGSAFFTTVRQACASFGTALMMLLISVVGGALGYNLALGLSALFAVGVLICSVFFVRDLKS, from the coding sequence ATGAACAATCGTCGCACATATGCGATGTTCGCCATCGTCACTCTGACGGCGGCGCTTGGCGCGCTCACGCAGACTTCGATGAATTCCATGCTCTCCGGTGTGCAGGAGAGCTTCGGCACGCCGGAGAGCGTCAGCCAGTGGCTCACCACCATCTACATGCTCGTCATCGGCGTCACCGTACCGCTCGTGACCCACCTTGCCCGACGCTACTCAGTGCGCACGCTCATCTTCGTGGCCCTGGCGTTCATGCTTGTCGGCGCCGTCATCGCCGCCTTCTCGCCGAACTTCGGCATATTGCTCTTCGCACGCGTGCTTCAGGCGGTCAGTGCGGGCATCATGCTGCCCGTCATGCAGACCATCGCGATGACGCGCTTTCCGCCCGGCCAAAACGCGACGGCCATGGGCATTGCCGGCATCGCACTTGGCTTCGCACCCAATATCGGCCCACTCTTCGGCGGCCTGCTCGTGGACTCGTGGGGATGGCGCAGCTTTTTCTGGATTCTCTCGGGCATCATCGTCGTGTTGGCACTCGCGACACTCGCCTTCGTGCGCAAACGCGAGCACCAGATGCACGATGCGCACCTTGATTACCTCTCCGCGCTTCTCTCGACCGTTGGCTTTGGTTGCGTGCTCCTTTCCTTTTCCACCGCCGCGTACCGTCCGATAACGGATCCCGCCATCTGGACGGGTCTCGTGGTGGGCATCGTCTGCGTGTCGTGGTTCGTCCTGCGCCAGCGTCGCATCAAGCACCCGCTCATTCACATGTCCATCTTCAAATCGCATACCTATGTGGTGAGTTTCATCGCGCAGAATCTTCTCAACGCATCGTTCATGGGCATCACGCTCATCCTGCCGCTCTTCATCGTGAACGTGGCGCAGATGACGCCCGTCGATGCGGGCCTCGTCTTCCTTCCCACCACCATACTCGCAGCGGTCTTCAACCCGCTCGCCGGCATACTGAGCGACAAGATCGGTCCGCGTCCCGTCATCGTGGTCTCCGCCTTTCTGCTCGTTGCCGGCAGCGGCGCCATGGCCTTCATCACCGCCGATACGCCGTTTTGGCTCATCACGGCGTTGCAGGTCGTGCGCGGCATTGGCGTGAGCTCGATTATCGGACCCCTCAACTCCTGGGGCATGCACAAGCTGCCCGTCGAAAACATGATCGATGGTTCGGCTTTCTTCACGACCGTACGCCAGGCATGCGCCTCGTTTGGCACGGCGCTCATGATGCTGCTCATCTCGGTGGTAGGTGGCGCGCTCGGCTACAACCTGGCGCTCGGGCTGTCTGCCCTCTTTGCCGTAGGCGTGCTCATCTGCTCCGTCTTCTTCGTACGCGACCTCAAGTCATAA
- a CDS encoding ion transporter, with product MSDTSSRQEEHRLKQWLFLALEYPAKASTGGKVACGVIYACIVANAILVCVPDDQIPEAAEDIIFAFSMVSTLIFACEYVARIWIADKVYSRMTPSKARARYVVSPMGLVDLLSFLPSCIMLFAPMTPAVRDAISIIRLIRLIKISRYMRGLHTIGVVIRNRRQEIVASIMVLGLLTIAASVLMYEAEHAAQPEAFDSILTGIYWAMTTITTTGYGDLVPITALGRVIGFVVMVLSIAIVAIPAGIFSAGFVEEFRAQRNGRAPVTTDADQDDEG from the coding sequence ATGAGCGACACGTCTAGCAGGCAGGAGGAACACCGCCTCAAGCAATGGCTCTTCCTCGCACTCGAGTACCCAGCCAAAGCCTCGACGGGCGGTAAGGTGGCCTGTGGCGTCATCTACGCCTGCATCGTCGCAAACGCCATCCTGGTATGCGTCCCCGATGACCAGATTCCCGAAGCGGCCGAGGACATCATCTTCGCGTTCAGCATGGTTTCGACCCTCATCTTCGCCTGCGAATACGTGGCCCGAATCTGGATAGCCGACAAGGTGTACTCCAGGATGACGCCGTCCAAAGCCCGCGCACGCTACGTGGTCTCGCCGATGGGCCTGGTCGACCTGCTCTCGTTTCTTCCCTCATGCATCATGCTCTTCGCTCCGATGACGCCCGCAGTGCGCGACGCCATCAGCATCATCCGTTTAATTCGCCTAATCAAAATCTCGCGCTACATGCGTGGCCTACACACCATTGGCGTCGTCATCAGGAACCGTCGCCAGGAAATCGTCGCATCCATTATGGTCCTGGGACTACTCACAATCGCAGCCAGCGTGCTCATGTACGAGGCGGAGCACGCCGCTCAGCCCGAAGCCTTCGACAGCATCTTGACCGGCATATACTGGGCCATGACGACGATCACGACCACCGGCTACGGAGACCTCGTTCCCATTACCGCCCTGGGGAGGGTCATCGGCTTTGTCGTCATGGTTCTCTCGATCGCCATCGTCGCCATACCGGCAGGCATCTTCTCGGCGGGCTTCGTCGAGGAGTTTCGCGCGCAGCGAAACGGACGCGCGCCCGTCACGACCGATGCCGACCAAGATGACGAAGGCTAG
- a CDS encoding 2-hydroxyglutaryl-CoA dehydratase: MNCNIGIDIGSISTKGVIIDDNHEIIARSYLWTEGDPAGAAKRVIAELRKQIDEDDARVVSAGTTGSARRLVGSMLGASVIKNEITAHAVGTTHLHPDVRTIFEIGGQDSKIIIVSDGIAVDYAMNTLCAAGTGSFLSSQAHRLGVEVEEFGEIALTSKKPANIAARCTVFAESDLVHKIQVGYSREDIIAGLCHAVASNYLNNVGKGKKIEGPAVFQGGVSKNVGVVRAFEELLDMPVIVDPDGHLMGAYGVALLAADAGPATATDEGPFAGGTFDFEAALDFEFVTREVECGHCANHCEIICVYRDNELIDSWGNRCERGAIAK, from the coding sequence ATGAACTGCAACATCGGAATCGATATCGGCTCCATTTCCACGAAGGGCGTCATCATCGATGACAACCACGAAATCATCGCCCGCTCCTACCTCTGGACGGAGGGCGATCCAGCTGGCGCCGCCAAGCGCGTCATCGCCGAGCTGCGCAAGCAAATCGACGAGGATGACGCACGCGTCGTCAGCGCGGGCACCACGGGTAGCGCGCGCCGTCTCGTAGGCTCGATGCTCGGTGCCTCCGTCATCAAGAACGAGATCACGGCTCACGCGGTCGGCACCACGCACCTGCATCCGGATGTGCGCACCATCTTCGAAATCGGCGGTCAGGACTCCAAGATCATCATCGTCTCCGATGGCATTGCCGTTGATTACGCGATGAACACGCTGTGCGCTGCCGGCACGGGATCTTTCCTCTCGAGCCAGGCGCATCGTCTCGGCGTGGAGGTCGAGGAATTTGGCGAGATTGCGCTCACCTCCAAGAAACCCGCCAACATCGCCGCTCGCTGCACGGTGTTTGCCGAAAGCGACCTCGTCCATAAGATCCAGGTGGGCTACTCACGCGAGGACATCATCGCCGGTCTCTGCCATGCGGTTGCCTCGAACTATCTCAACAACGTCGGCAAGGGCAAGAAGATCGAGGGACCCGCCGTCTTTCAGGGTGGCGTGAGCAAGAACGTCGGTGTTGTCCGCGCCTTCGAGGAGCTTCTGGACATGCCCGTGATCGTCGATCCGGACGGGCATCTCATGGGAGCCTATGGTGTCGCCCTGCTCGCCGCCGATGCCGGCCCCGCCACCGCAACGGATGAGGGGCCCTTCGCCGGCGGAACCTTCGACTTCGAGGCCGCGCTCGACTTCGAGTTCGTCACCCGCGAAGTAGAATGTGGACATTGTGCCAATCATTGTGAAATTATTTGCGTGTATCGTGATAACGAGCTTATAGACTCTTGGGGCAATCGCTGCGAACGCGGCGCAATCGCAAAGTAG
- a CDS encoding ABC transporter permease: MLLKLAVRNMRRSLRDYAIYFVTLLIAVTVFYAFNSVGDQQVMHDIAASDNTNVVEFTGYMMNTFSVVVAFVLGFLVIYANQLLINRRKREFGIYLVLGMKPGQVSRILLYETIFIGLGSLVLGLALGVLISQLLSFATAALFGIAMPQYQFSFSPIACIATLACFAAIYIVVAIFNVITVRRCKLIDLIGAKTKRQKIIIRNPWVCLVLFIVSLILIGLAYWQLDVNGMTLLFDAEFQRATVLMLVGSLLFFFSLSGFGIAVLTRLRGVYFKRLRPFTTRQVASKFNTSFVSIWVVCVLLFFAITTFATGLGLIDAFTGDIDEANPYDASIIAYGEETVYENGKGTKKPVDADISQTSAYLQQHVANWDTLVAASSQLDFYGLPDMTYGELMDAVNTHLSDAMSSTSMLNQGVCVVSLTQFNDLLALSDKQPVTLSSGEYLVTNNMSASQDIANAVVAQHMPLPTPVGDLTPANRVDKTQLNDFDMLSNALMMVVPDDVVATLAQAETPDTVYVNVMYAPRSNAEDVFIDILDDVDAPGVSTVITREQMVGQASGLRVMITYLAVYIGLVLLITTAAVLAIQLLSLTIDSLGRYRLLSKLGCDTRMLTRSLFEQVVIYFVAPLALAVCHSACAIAVLSESLFAALGRDLFPSIVMAACLVVAIYGGYMLITYLTSRTSVKQAIS; the protein is encoded by the coding sequence ATGCTGCTTAAACTCGCCGTACGCAACATGCGGCGATCGCTTCGTGACTACGCGATCTACTTCGTCACGCTCCTCATCGCCGTCACCGTGTTCTACGCGTTCAACTCCGTGGGTGACCAGCAGGTCATGCACGACATCGCGGCGTCCGACAACACAAACGTCGTGGAGTTCACCGGCTACATGATGAACACCTTCTCCGTCGTCGTCGCCTTCGTGTTGGGCTTTCTCGTCATCTACGCCAACCAGCTGCTCATCAACCGGCGCAAGCGCGAATTCGGCATATACCTCGTGCTCGGCATGAAGCCCGGCCAGGTATCACGCATCCTGCTCTACGAGACGATCTTCATCGGTCTGGGCTCGCTCGTCCTCGGCCTTGCCCTCGGCGTGCTCATCTCGCAGCTGCTCTCGTTTGCCACGGCCGCGCTCTTCGGCATCGCCATGCCGCAGTACCAGTTCAGCTTCTCGCCCATCGCCTGCATCGCGACGCTTGCGTGCTTTGCCGCCATCTACATCGTGGTCGCCATCTTCAACGTCATCACCGTGCGTCGCTGCAAGCTCATCGACCTCATCGGCGCCAAGACCAAGCGACAGAAGATCATCATCCGCAATCCGTGGGTGTGCCTCGTGCTCTTCATCGTGTCGCTCATCCTCATCGGGCTCGCATACTGGCAACTTGACGTCAACGGCATGACGCTCCTGTTCGATGCCGAGTTCCAGCGTGCGACCGTGCTCATGCTCGTGGGTTCGCTGCTGTTCTTCTTCTCGCTTTCCGGCTTTGGCATCGCCGTGCTCACGCGCCTGCGCGGCGTGTACTTCAAGCGTCTGCGCCCCTTCACCACGCGTCAGGTCGCCTCGAAGTTCAACACGTCGTTCGTCTCCATCTGGGTGGTGTGCGTGCTGCTCTTCTTCGCCATCACCACCTTTGCCACCGGCCTGGGCCTCATTGACGCGTTTACCGGTGACATTGACGAAGCCAATCCCTACGATGCGAGTATCATCGCGTACGGCGAGGAAACCGTATACGAAAACGGCAAGGGTACGAAGAAGCCCGTCGATGCCGACATCAGCCAGACGAGCGCATACTTGCAGCAGCATGTCGCCAATTGGGACACGCTCGTCGCCGCCAGCTCGCAGCTCGACTTTTACGGGCTTCCCGACATGACCTATGGCGAACTCATGGACGCTGTCAACACGCACCTTTCGGATGCCATGAGCAGCACTTCGATGTTGAACCAAGGCGTATGTGTCGTTAGCCTCACGCAGTTCAACGATTTGCTTGCCCTGAGCGACAAGCAACCCGTGACGTTGTCATCTGGCGAATACCTCGTCACCAACAACATGTCGGCGTCGCAGGACATCGCCAATGCGGTCGTGGCACAGCATATGCCACTTCCCACGCCGGTTGGTGACCTCACGCCGGCTAATCGCGTCGATAAGACCCAGCTCAACGACTTCGACATGCTCAGCAACGCTCTCATGATGGTGGTCCCCGACGATGTCGTCGCCACCTTGGCCCAAGCGGAAACTCCCGATACGGTATACGTGAACGTCATGTACGCGCCCCGTTCGAATGCAGAAGACGTGTTCATCGATATCCTCGATGACGTCGATGCGCCGGGTGTGTCCACCGTCATCACGCGCGAGCAGATGGTGGGCCAGGCAAGTGGCCTGCGCGTCATGATCACCTACCTCGCGGTCTACATCGGCCTCGTGCTGCTCATCACGACTGCAGCCGTGCTCGCCATCCAGCTGCTCTCGCTCACCATCGACTCGCTGGGTCGCTATCGCCTGCTCTCGAAGCTCGGCTGCGACACGCGCATGCTCACCCGTTCGCTGTTCGAGCAGGTCGTGATCTATTTCGTCGCACCGCTGGCCCTGGCTGTCTGCCACTCGGCATGCGCCATCGCTGTCCTCTCCGAATCGCTTTTCGCGGCTCTCGGGCGCGATTTGTTCCCCTCCATTGTCATGGCAGCATGCCTCGTCGTCGCCATATACGGTGGCTACATGCTCATCACCTATCTGACCAGCAGGACAAGCGTCAAGCAGGCCATCTCGTAG
- a CDS encoding amino acid carrier protein yields MFTNLVGKSVTADTQFSDDVENNVDTGKLPKAPGAANEHGSTAYADTTKPKKQRRISSFQALMVSTASRVGTGNIVGIATAIAIGGPGAVFWMWLMAIIGAASAFVESTLAQIWKVRNPDGTFRGGPAYYIQLALGKRWLGIVFAVALILCFGLGFNGLQTYNMASAIDYYVIEGHETVVNAIIGLFVVVAVAVVIFGGVHRISVITSWIVPIMAGAYILISIWTCVSNLGDVPAALGLVFGQAFDFSSLAGGFTGSMIMWGIKRGLFSNEAGMGSAPNAAATADVSHPVKQGLVQSLSVYIDTLVICTCSALMMLIFCVQQPDTVAALVASDSFNGIDFVQLAMANSIGPIGIHFMTACIILFAFSSLVGNYFYAEGNILFIKDSKAVLVVFRLFCLAAIFFGAVNNFSLAWNLADIFMGFMAIINLVAILLLGKWAIRALDDYTAQRKQGVNPVFCAQNIPGMPKTIWWTHDTNCACAASQDGGAVEAKEHPAQ; encoded by the coding sequence ATGTTCACGAACCTCGTGGGCAAAAGCGTCACGGCCGATACGCAGTTCTCCGACGACGTCGAGAACAACGTCGATACGGGCAAGCTGCCCAAGGCTCCGGGCGCCGCCAACGAGCACGGCAGCACGGCCTATGCGGACACCACGAAGCCCAAGAAGCAGCGTCGCATCTCGTCGTTCCAGGCGCTCATGGTTTCGACGGCCTCACGCGTTGGCACGGGCAACATTGTCGGCATCGCGACGGCGATTGCGATCGGTGGCCCGGGCGCCGTTTTCTGGATGTGGCTCATGGCCATCATCGGCGCGGCATCGGCATTCGTCGAGTCGACGCTTGCCCAGATCTGGAAGGTGCGCAATCCCGACGGCACGTTCCGTGGTGGCCCCGCATATTACATTCAGCTTGCTCTCGGTAAGCGCTGGCTCGGTATCGTCTTTGCCGTAGCCCTCATCCTCTGCTTTGGCCTCGGATTCAACGGCCTGCAGACCTACAACATGGCTTCGGCCATCGACTACTACGTCATCGAAGGTCATGAGACTGTCGTCAACGCGATTATCGGCCTCTTCGTCGTCGTGGCCGTTGCCGTTGTCATCTTCGGTGGCGTGCACCGTATCTCGGTCATCACTTCCTGGATCGTCCCCATTATGGCTGGTGCCTACATCCTCATCTCCATCTGGACCTGCGTTTCCAATTTGGGTGATGTTCCCGCGGCACTCGGGCTCGTTTTCGGGCAGGCTTTCGATTTCTCGTCGCTTGCCGGTGGCTTTACGGGCTCGATGATCATGTGGGGTATCAAGCGTGGCCTCTTCTCGAATGAAGCCGGCATGGGGTCGGCACCTAACGCGGCGGCCACCGCCGACGTTTCGCATCCCGTGAAGCAGGGCCTCGTCCAGAGCCTTTCCGTCTATATCGACACGCTTGTGATCTGCACCTGCTCGGCGCTCATGATGCTCATCTTCTGCGTGCAGCAGCCCGATACCGTCGCGGCGCTCGTCGCATCCGACAGCTTCAACGGCATCGACTTCGTGCAGCTGGCGATGGCCAATTCAATTGGGCCCATCGGCATCCACTTCATGACCGCGTGCATCATCCTGTTCGCGTTCTCCTCCCTTGTGGGTAACTACTTCTACGCCGAGGGCAATATCCTGTTCATCAAGGACAGCAAGGCCGTGCTCGTCGTGTTTCGTCTCTTCTGCCTGGCGGCGATCTTCTTTGGTGCCGTGAACAACTTCAGCCTGGCATGGAACCTCGCCGATATCTTCATGGGATTCATGGCCATCATTAACCTTGTGGCGATTCTGCTATTGGGCAAGTGGGCCATCAGGGCGCTCGATGATTACACGGCACAGCGCAAGCAAGGCGTGAACCCCGTGTTTTGCGCGCAGAACATTCCCGGCATGCCCAAGACCATCTGGTGGACGCATGACACGAATTGCGCTTGCGCAGCTTCCCAGGATGGGGGCGCGGTCGAGGCGAAGGAGCATCCAGCGCAATAG
- a CDS encoding sodium:proton exchanger: MLTLEADLVSLFCIVVVALLAPILSALVPNRMVPETVLLLIAGMLIGPHVFAIAQPDAAITLVSDLGLGFLFLLAGYEINPQELTGKQGRHGLFTWLVTLAIAMVICIATPDFQSNQIGWLAAAIALTTTAFGTLVPILHERGLVGTRIGKSIFAYGTWGEIGPIIVIALILSTRKTWVTLAILAAFALIAVAAALIPKRIWENGMHLPGFFERNRDTNAQITVRSVMVLLVGLLMVSALFDLDIVLGAFAAGFVLRFLLPGGDRGLEHKLNGIGYGFFIPLFFVVSGMAINPMAVAEYPLLLVLFIVALLAVRALPIYVALRISPETRDMDGHSRATVAFYCTTALPLIVAITNIATNAGAMSADIASLLVAAGGLTVFLMPLLASFALKHIKGPAPDEQGEDAPPRKDGI, translated from the coding sequence GTGCTCACCTTGGAAGCAGACCTTGTATCGCTGTTCTGCATAGTCGTGGTCGCGCTTCTCGCCCCGATTCTCTCGGCTCTCGTCCCCAATCGGATGGTCCCTGAAACCGTCCTTCTTCTCATTGCGGGCATGCTAATCGGCCCCCACGTGTTTGCCATTGCGCAGCCTGATGCAGCGATCACGCTTGTCTCCGACCTCGGTCTCGGCTTCCTGTTCCTCCTCGCGGGCTATGAGATAAACCCGCAGGAACTGACGGGCAAGCAAGGTCGTCATGGATTGTTTACCTGGCTTGTCACTTTGGCTATCGCGATGGTGATCTGCATCGCCACTCCCGATTTCCAATCAAACCAAATCGGATGGCTTGCCGCCGCCATTGCCCTTACCACCACGGCGTTTGGCACGCTCGTGCCCATCCTACACGAGCGTGGCCTCGTGGGTACACGCATTGGCAAATCCATCTTCGCATACGGAACCTGGGGCGAGATTGGCCCGATCATCGTCATCGCCCTCATCCTGTCAACGCGCAAGACCTGGGTGACCTTGGCGATTCTTGCCGCATTTGCGTTGATCGCTGTCGCTGCCGCGTTGATTCCCAAACGCATCTGGGAAAACGGCATGCACCTCCCCGGATTCTTCGAGAGAAATCGGGATACGAACGCCCAGATCACCGTTCGTTCCGTCATGGTGCTGCTCGTCGGCCTCCTCATGGTGTCGGCCCTGTTCGATCTTGACATCGTGCTCGGTGCCTTCGCCGCGGGTTTCGTGCTGCGCTTTCTGCTTCCCGGTGGCGACCGGGGACTCGAGCATAAGCTCAATGGCATCGGCTACGGATTCTTCATTCCCCTGTTCTTCGTCGTGAGCGGCATGGCCATTAATCCCATGGCCGTGGCCGAGTACCCCCTCCTGCTCGTGCTGTTCATCGTCGCGCTGCTGGCCGTGCGCGCGCTGCCCATATACGTCGCCCTGCGCATTTCACCCGAAACGCGCGACATGGACGGCCATAGTCGTGCGACGGTTGCGTTCTACTGCACGACGGCCCTTCCCCTCATCGTCGCCATCACGAACATCGCGACCAATGCGGGTGCAATGTCCGCGGATATTGCCTCGCTTCTCGTCGCCGCAGGAGGCCTTACCGTCTTCCTCATGCCACTGCTTGCCTCGTTTGCGCTCAAGCACATCAAGGGCCCAGCGCCCGATGAGCAGGGAGAAGATGCCCCACCTCGAAAGGACGGTATATGA
- a CDS encoding ABC transporter permease, with product MWNTFKYTILELVRMPGVLVWALAFPLILSTVFMMMFGPLDDQAEIDPIPLVVVNPADDVDGQSFQAFLDALSDDEDGEPLFAITYAPNAEEALALVEENMTGESPCVGYVQLSEGTPDVHVTSVSDLTGMEQLKTSVLIMAMDNYVANAAMIRDLMSGNPSLLAQPDMAETLASMTEPIEATVRTTVTANQPKESVRFYFALLGMAALFGGTLGMIAFQRLKPNTSSLGARRALGATSHGRTVTATVGASWTITFACLCVTYLYMRYVAGVDFGGRDGACLLTTAIAALTATALGCAISAIPKVPESGKSGILTGIVCFASLFAGLYGEPTMELADMISANLPALDYVNPAVQISQAFYSIMYYDSLAPMAGHLVILLVMALVLFALSAQSLRRQRYASL from the coding sequence ATGTGGAACACGTTCAAATACACGATTCTCGAGCTGGTGCGCATGCCCGGCGTGCTCGTCTGGGCGCTGGCCTTCCCCCTCATCTTGTCGACCGTCTTCATGATGATGTTCGGACCTCTCGACGACCAAGCCGAAATCGACCCCATACCCCTCGTCGTGGTCAACCCCGCCGATGACGTCGACGGCCAATCGTTCCAGGCCTTTCTCGATGCCCTGAGCGATGACGAGGACGGGGAGCCCCTCTTCGCCATCACCTATGCCCCGAACGCCGAGGAGGCCCTGGCCCTTGTCGAGGAGAACATGACGGGAGAAAGCCCTTGCGTCGGCTACGTGCAGCTCTCGGAGGGCACCCCAGATGTCCACGTGACGAGCGTCAGCGACTTGACCGGCATGGAGCAACTGAAAACCTCCGTCCTCATCATGGCGATGGATAACTACGTCGCCAATGCCGCGATGATTCGCGACCTGATGAGCGGTAATCCCAGTCTGCTTGCCCAGCCAGACATGGCGGAAACCCTCGCTTCCATGACCGAGCCCATCGAGGCGACGGTCCGGACGACGGTCACGGCAAACCAGCCGAAAGAATCCGTGCGTTTCTACTTCGCATTGCTCGGCATGGCCGCGCTCTTCGGCGGCACCCTTGGGATGATCGCGTTTCAGCGCCTCAAGCCCAATACTTCGTCCCTTGGCGCGCGCAGGGCACTCGGCGCGACGAGTCACGGGCGCACCGTGACTGCAACCGTGGGCGCGAGCTGGACCATCACCTTTGCCTGCCTGTGCGTCACGTATCTCTACATGCGATACGTCGCCGGAGTCGACTTTGGAGGACGCGATGGCGCCTGCCTACTCACGACGGCGATTGCGGCGCTCACGGCCACGGCGTTGGGGTGCGCCATCTCCGCCATTCCCAAGGTTCCCGAAAGCGGCAAGAGCGGCATCCTCACCGGTATCGTCTGCTTCGCATCGCTTTTCGCCGGTCTCTACGGTGAGCCCACGATGGAACTCGCCGACATGATCTCGGCCAACTTGCCCGCTCTCGACTACGTCAACCCCGCCGTCCAGATATCCCAGGCATTCTATAGCATCATGTACTACGACTCGCTCGCGCCCATGGCAGGTCACCTGGTTATCCTGCTCGTCATGGCACTCGTCCTGTTCGCGCTGTCGGCGCAATCTTTGAGGAGGCAGCGCTATGCAAGTCTTTAA